In the Sediminitomix flava genome, one interval contains:
- a CDS encoding NAD-binding protein, with amino-acid sequence MFSSSQRFVLIGIGAFGKEIARTLTQHHAEVLVIDHLSDNVNQLKIEGFEYVVHAPVLDMTLLRKFVKQDDIVILSRGDAFEDKLLQAEMLKDLGVKKIYARAAKDIQYKIMSRMELTRVLFPEKLEAKRFALELLNKGVVSMDEIAPNFFITEFRIPSKFIGKTIHELQIRSTHRVNIIALKEIVEDHQERSKQVCNTYSWGFENTPLQENHRLLTVGEESYIKQFKEYIIHEDV; translated from the coding sequence ATGTTTAGTAGTTCGCAAAGATTTGTTCTTATAGGAATTGGCGCTTTCGGGAAAGAAATTGCAAGGACACTGACCCAACACCATGCTGAAGTTTTGGTGATTGATCATTTATCTGATAATGTAAATCAGCTTAAAATAGAAGGTTTTGAATATGTCGTCCATGCACCTGTATTGGACATGACACTTCTCCGTAAATTTGTCAAACAAGACGATATTGTTATTCTTTCAAGAGGTGATGCTTTTGAGGATAAACTATTACAAGCTGAAATGTTGAAAGACTTAGGCGTTAAGAAAATATACGCGCGTGCAGCCAAAGATATTCAATATAAAATCATGAGTCGAATGGAACTGACTCGTGTTCTTTTCCCTGAAAAACTAGAAGCGAAAAGATTTGCCTTAGAGCTCTTAAATAAAGGAGTTGTTTCAATGGACGAAATTGCACCTAATTTCTTTATTACAGAATTCAGAATTCCTTCTAAGTTCATTGGAAAAACCATTCACGAACTTCAAATTCGTTCAACACATCGTGTGAACATTATCGCTTTAAAAGAAATCGTTGAAGATCATCAAGAACGCTCAAAGCAAGTTTGCAATACATACAGCTGGGGATTTGAGAATACACCTCTTCAAGAAAATCACAGGCTTCTAACTGTTGGAGAAGAAAGTTATATCAAGCAATTCAAAGAATACATTATTCATGAAGATGTCTAG
- a CDS encoding TrkH family potassium uptake protein, whose protein sequence is METSYEVLRRYIDKAEVILGGCALVLMISYWGFEFNHNVNVLILIMSEVIALLFTAFTYGKVILGKKKLHHYLRKDILDLLLSSVILLFIFTENIFLAHRDEQFVRHIKTVYVQALQIYIFLKALIYLILHREKWLYFSKKPVRVMVSSFLNLVIAGTLLLKLPNATTNGIEWIDALFISTSAVCVTGLSTLNLATDFTTFGQVVIMILFQLGGLGILTLTSFAVLLLRRNMYLKDQFMLQEALDQDNINFIGKTLKNIIILTLMTEIIGALTLYLIWENSLSHDTPDVYFHALFHSISAFCNAGFSTFPQGLQAPELANDIPSGFVICALICIGGIGSYTISDLFTVEKNKLSMNRGLSFQSKWILKISFILTFGGAFLIWLCQWSSWQDLPWWQQLHYSMFSSVTCRTAGFSVVEMGDLLYPTLMIMILLMYVGGAPNSTAGGIKVTTLFVLVSYFFSKIKGRSQVHIDWHTISESSIQRALIVFVLSMITIFFTILTLTITDSQFAFEDLVFESISALSTVGVSRGITASFSPLGKLTLTIVMFFGRVGLFTFAFALGGKSQDPVYQYPITNISVG, encoded by the coding sequence ATGGAAACATCTTATGAAGTACTCCGACGGTACATCGATAAAGCAGAGGTGATTCTTGGGGGATGTGCACTAGTACTTATGATTAGCTACTGGGGCTTTGAATTCAATCACAATGTAAATGTTCTCATTCTTATTATGAGTGAGGTAATCGCTCTTCTTTTTACAGCATTTACCTACGGAAAGGTCATTTTAGGAAAAAAGAAACTACATCATTATCTCCGCAAAGACATACTTGACCTATTGCTCTCCAGTGTAATTTTACTCTTTATTTTTACAGAAAATATATTTCTAGCTCATAGAGATGAACAGTTTGTCAGGCATATAAAAACCGTTTATGTCCAAGCTCTTCAAATTTATATTTTCCTAAAAGCACTCATCTACCTCATTCTCCACCGAGAAAAGTGGCTTTATTTCTCTAAAAAACCAGTGAGAGTGATGGTTTCCTCATTTCTAAACCTAGTCATAGCAGGTACACTTCTTCTCAAATTGCCCAATGCAACAACAAACGGTATAGAATGGATTGATGCACTGTTTATTTCTACTTCTGCTGTCTGTGTCACAGGATTAAGTACACTAAACCTAGCCACTGATTTCACTACTTTTGGACAAGTGGTCATCATGATATTATTCCAACTCGGAGGACTCGGAATTCTGACATTGACATCCTTTGCTGTTCTACTTCTTCGTCGGAATATGTACTTGAAAGATCAATTCATGCTACAGGAAGCCTTAGACCAAGACAATATTAATTTCATTGGGAAAACACTCAAAAATATTATTATTCTGACACTCATGACGGAGATTATAGGTGCCCTAACCTTATATCTTATTTGGGAAAATTCTCTCTCTCATGATACTCCAGATGTTTATTTCCATGCCTTATTTCACTCCATTTCGGCTTTCTGTAATGCAGGATTTAGTACTTTCCCTCAAGGACTTCAAGCACCAGAACTCGCCAATGATATTCCATCTGGCTTTGTCATTTGTGCGCTCATCTGTATTGGAGGAATAGGTTCATATACAATCAGTGATCTGTTTACAGTTGAGAAAAACAAACTCTCGATGAACCGAGGACTTAGCTTTCAAAGTAAATGGATTCTAAAAATTTCATTTATCCTGACTTTTGGAGGAGCATTTCTTATATGGCTTTGTCAGTGGAGTAGTTGGCAAGATTTACCTTGGTGGCAACAGCTTCATTACTCCATGTTTTCAAGTGTCACCTGTAGAACTGCCGGTTTTTCAGTTGTAGAAATGGGTGATTTGCTTTACCCGACACTCATGATTATGATCTTGCTCATGTATGTTGGTGGAGCTCCAAACTCAACTGCCGGAGGGATTAAGGTCACAACTTTATTTGTCCTTGTGTCATATTTCTTTTCTAAAATTAAAGGGCGAAGTCAAGTTCATATCGATTGGCATACGATTTCAGAAAGTAGTATTCAGCGAGCACTCATTGTGTTTGTTCTTTCTATGATTACGATATTTTTCACCATACTTACACTCACTATAACAGACAGTCAGTTTGCATTCGAAGACTTAGTTTTTGAAAGTATTTCTGCCTTAAGTACAGTAGGTGTCAGCAGAGGAATTACAGCCTCTTTTTCTCCACTAGGAAAACTGACACTCACTATTGTTATGTTCTTTGGACGTGTAGGGCTATTTACCTTTGCTTTTGCCTTAGGAGGGAAAAGTCAAGATCCTGTTTATCAATATCCGATCACAAATATTAGTGTCGGATAA
- the htpG gene encoding molecular chaperone HtpG: MAVKGKISVNTENIFPIIKKFLYSDHDIFLRELVANAEDASQKLQKLASMGEFNGELGDLNVKISIDKEAGTLTISDRGLGMTAEEVEKYINQVAFSGATEFVEKFKDEDTSNIIGKFGLGFYSAFMVSDKVEIVTKSYKEGSQAVKWSCDGSIEFEITDAERAERGSDIILYVNEDSKEFLEDHRISEILNKYCKFMPIPVIFGTETETIKEGEGDDAKEEKIEKEKVINNTAPLWTKDPKELSDEDYRNFYKELYPYGEEPLFWIHLNVDYPFNLTGILYFPKIKNDITQHQNKVQLYSRQVFITDEVKDILPEFLGLMHGVIDSPDIPLNVSRSYLQSDANVKKISNYITRKVADKLNSLFNSDREGFEAKWESIGLFVKYGMMSDEKFFDKAKKFCLYKNMDDKLFTFDEYKAKIEAEQVDKDGNHVFLYTTNPGQQHTYIESAKRKGYDVLKFDSMIDNHFVSNVEQKLEKVQLKRVDADTVEKLVEKEISMESLLSEDDQNKVVEIFKKALGNDNMDLQVQALPAEEMPVSIVLPEFMRRMKEMAEMQGGGGMFGMGDMPGSKNIVINANNPMVERILKSEDETAQNTLARHAYDLAQLSQGLLTGAELSAFIARDLEIMNK; the protein is encoded by the coding sequence ATGGCTGTTAAAGGTAAAATTTCAGTAAACACCGAGAATATCTTTCCGATCATTAAGAAGTTTCTTTATTCAGATCATGATATTTTCTTAAGAGAATTAGTTGCCAATGCTGAGGATGCTTCTCAAAAGCTACAAAAATTGGCTTCAATGGGAGAATTTAATGGAGAGCTTGGCGATTTGAACGTAAAAATTTCAATCGACAAAGAAGCGGGTACATTGACTATCTCTGACCGTGGTTTGGGTATGACTGCTGAGGAAGTAGAAAAATACATCAACCAAGTCGCGTTCTCTGGTGCAACTGAATTCGTTGAGAAATTCAAAGACGAAGACACTTCTAACATCATCGGTAAATTTGGTCTTGGTTTCTACTCAGCATTTATGGTGTCTGACAAAGTAGAGATCGTTACTAAATCATACAAAGAAGGTTCACAAGCCGTAAAATGGAGCTGTGATGGTTCTATTGAGTTTGAAATCACTGATGCTGAAAGAGCTGAAAGAGGTTCTGACATTATTCTTTATGTGAATGAGGATTCTAAAGAATTCTTGGAAGATCACCGCATCTCAGAGATCTTGAACAAATACTGTAAGTTCATGCCTATCCCTGTGATCTTCGGTACTGAGACTGAAACGATCAAAGAAGGTGAAGGCGATGATGCGAAAGAAGAGAAAATCGAGAAGGAAAAAGTAATCAACAACACGGCTCCACTTTGGACTAAAGACCCTAAAGAGCTTTCGGACGAAGATTACAGAAACTTCTACAAAGAGCTTTACCCTTACGGAGAAGAGCCACTATTCTGGATTCACTTGAACGTTGATTACCCATTCAACCTAACAGGTATCCTTTACTTCCCTAAGATCAAAAACGATATCACTCAACACCAAAACAAGGTACAATTGTACTCTCGCCAAGTGTTTATCACTGATGAAGTGAAAGACATCTTGCCAGAGTTCTTGGGCTTGATGCACGGTGTGATTGATTCTCCAGATATTCCATTGAACGTTTCTCGTTCGTACTTGCAGTCGGATGCAAACGTGAAGAAAATCAGCAACTATATCACTCGTAAAGTAGCTGACAAATTGAATAGCTTGTTCAACTCTGACCGTGAAGGTTTCGAAGCGAAATGGGAAAGCATCGGTTTGTTCGTAAAATACGGAATGATGAGCGATGAGAAATTCTTCGACAAGGCTAAGAAATTCTGTTTGTACAAGAACATGGACGACAAGTTGTTCACATTCGACGAGTACAAAGCGAAAATCGAGGCTGAACAAGTTGATAAAGACGGAAATCACGTATTCTTATATACAACAAACCCAGGTCAGCAACACACTTACATCGAGTCTGCAAAACGTAAAGGCTACGATGTATTGAAGTTCGATAGCATGATCGACAATCACTTTGTGAGCAACGTTGAGCAAAAGCTAGAGAAAGTTCAATTGAAGCGTGTAGATGCGGATACCGTAGAGAAATTGGTAGAAAAAGAAATTTCTATGGAATCTCTACTTTCTGAAGACGATCAAAACAAAGTAGTTGAAATCTTCAAGAAGGCATTGGGTAATGACAACATGGACTTACAAGTTCAAGCACTTCCTGCTGAAGAAATGCCAGTAAGTATCGTTCTTCCAGAATTCATGCGTAGAATGAAGGAAATGGCAGAAATGCAAGGCGGAGGCGGAATGTTCGGAATGGGCGATATGCCAGGTTCTAAGAACATCGTGATCAACGCAAACAACCCAATGGTTGAGCGTATCTTGAAATCAGAGGATGAAACTGCACAAAACACTTTGGCTCGTCATGCGTATGACTTGGCTCAATTGTCACAAGGTTTGTTGACAGGTGCTGAGCTTTCTGCTTTTATCGCTCGTGACCTTGAGATCATGAATAAATAA
- a CDS encoding DsbA family oxidoreductase, which yields MTKKLKIDIVSDVVCPWCYVGNSRLEKALAENKDIMAEITWHPFQLHPDVAKGQNLNAAEFLGNKYQRDPQPMIDQMQQVADQEGVEMNFDKVLNIPNTLDAHRLMHYAREEKKDTELSLTLFKAYFVEGKDMENKDILVECGKQAGLSEEAISKFDSSEEALQSVIAEETQFRNAGVSAVPTFIINDKFMIQGAQPAEVWKQAFEQIEGLPLDDANACGPDGCEI from the coding sequence ATGACTAAAAAACTAAAAATAGATATTGTTTCAGACGTTGTTTGCCCATGGTGCTATGTAGGGAATAGTCGTTTGGAAAAAGCTTTAGCAGAAAATAAAGATATCATGGCCGAAATCACTTGGCATCCGTTCCAACTTCACCCAGATGTGGCGAAAGGACAAAACTTAAATGCAGCTGAATTTTTAGGCAATAAATACCAAAGAGACCCTCAGCCTATGATTGATCAGATGCAGCAAGTTGCCGATCAAGAAGGGGTAGAAATGAACTTCGATAAAGTATTGAACATCCCAAATACGTTGGATGCGCATCGTTTGATGCATTACGCTAGAGAGGAAAAGAAAGACACAGAACTTTCTCTGACTTTATTCAAAGCCTATTTCGTAGAAGGAAAGGATATGGAAAATAAAGACATTTTGGTTGAATGCGGAAAACAAGCTGGACTTTCGGAAGAAGCGATTAGCAAATTTGATAGCTCAGAAGAAGCTCTTCAAAGCGTAATTGCGGAAGAAACACAATTCCGAAATGCTGGAGTTTCTGCAGTACCAACATTCATTATCAATGACAAATTCATGATTCAAGGTGCTCAACCTGCCGAGGTATGGAAACAAGCCTTTGAACAAATTGAAGGACTCCCATTGGATGATGCCAATGCTTGTGGTCCTGATGGTTGCGAGATATAA
- a CDS encoding choice-of-anchor I family protein, translating to MKQFFQTVGLLALLATQACTSDDDNTGGFEIPNEEPSSFTQVSKIELEGGEGAAEIAAFDAKTNQLFVVNNAGDSRIDVVDFSDPTNMSIVSSIDITSFGGGVNSVAVGGDYLAAAIEADESTDNGKVVVWNTSDLSKVAEVETGALPDMVTFSPDAKYILAANEGEPSDDYSVDPKGGITIIEVGTFYETQLNFTSFNNEESSLEAAGFRVAGLDASLDADVEPEYISVSSDSKTAYIALQENNGLAIVDIASKSITDLVALGTKDYNALGLQVDPSDKDNKIELRDVPANIYGVYQPDAIATFNVNGAEYIISANEGDGREYFYDADEATCDANGGDFDEEDGCLSFTDESRLKKLDLDPVAFPNADEILLEENFGRWKVMTTEGDLNQDGLYEKVYTYGARSFSIWDANGQLVFDSGDDLDRRAIAAGVYEDGRSDDKSVEPEGVVVGSVNNRMIAFVGLERVDAVAVYDVTTPSSPVYLSMLSVGDAPEGMLFINAEDSPTGESILVVTCEDDGTVYAFSPKLIEG from the coding sequence ATGAAACAATTTTTTCAAACTGTGGGCTTATTAGCCTTGCTAGCAACTCAAGCTTGTACAAGTGATGATGATAATACTGGCGGTTTTGAGATTCCAAATGAAGAACCATCGTCATTTACTCAAGTGAGTAAAATTGAATTGGAAGGTGGTGAAGGAGCAGCTGAAATTGCAGCTTTTGATGCAAAAACAAATCAACTTTTTGTGGTAAATAATGCTGGTGATAGTCGTATTGATGTGGTTGATTTTTCAGACCCTACCAATATGTCTATAGTGTCTTCAATCGATATTACTAGTTTTGGAGGTGGAGTAAATAGTGTAGCAGTAGGTGGAGATTACTTAGCTGCAGCTATTGAAGCTGATGAGTCAACAGACAACGGTAAAGTGGTGGTGTGGAATACTTCAGACCTTTCAAAAGTAGCCGAAGTAGAGACAGGGGCATTGCCTGATATGGTAACCTTTTCACCAGATGCAAAATACATTTTAGCTGCCAACGAAGGAGAGCCAAGTGATGATTATTCAGTAGATCCGAAAGGAGGAATAACGATCATTGAAGTAGGAACTTTCTATGAAACTCAGCTTAATTTTACTTCTTTTAATAATGAAGAAAGTAGTTTGGAGGCTGCAGGTTTTAGAGTCGCGGGACTTGACGCTTCATTGGATGCTGATGTAGAGCCTGAATATATTTCAGTTTCCTCTGACTCAAAAACAGCATACATAGCGCTACAAGAAAATAATGGTTTAGCTATTGTTGATATTGCTTCAAAGTCAATCACTGATTTGGTTGCTTTAGGTACAAAAGATTACAATGCTTTAGGACTTCAAGTAGACCCTTCTGATAAAGACAATAAAATAGAGTTGAGAGATGTGCCTGCAAATATTTATGGTGTTTATCAACCTGATGCAATTGCTACTTTCAACGTAAATGGAGCCGAGTATATCATTTCTGCAAATGAAGGTGATGGTAGAGAGTATTTCTATGATGCAGATGAAGCTACATGCGATGCAAACGGAGGTGATTTTGATGAAGAAGATGGCTGTCTATCTTTTACAGATGAGTCAAGATTAAAGAAATTAGATTTAGACCCAGTAGCATTTCCAAATGCTGATGAAATCCTATTGGAAGAAAATTTTGGTAGATGGAAAGTGATGACTACTGAAGGGGATTTAAATCAAGATGGTCTTTATGAAAAAGTGTATACTTATGGTGCAAGATCATTCTCAATTTGGGATGCAAACGGACAATTGGTGTTTGATTCTGGAGATGATCTGGACCGTAGAGCAATTGCGGCAGGAGTTTATGAAGACGGCAGATCAGATGATAAATCAGTAGAACCAGAGGGCGTAGTAGTAGGTAGTGTAAATAACCGTATGATTGCTTTTGTAGGTTTGGAAAGAGTTGACGCTGTAGCGGTTTACGATGTGACAACTCCTTCGTCTCCAGTATATTTGAGTATGCTTTCTGTAGGTGATGCTCCTGAAGGAATGTTATTTATAAATGCAGAAGATAGCCCAACAGGTGAATCTATCTTAGTAGTTACTTGTGAAGATGATGGAACTGTTTATGCTTTTTCTCCAAAATTAATTGAAGGGTAG
- a CDS encoding acyl-CoA dehydrogenase family protein, whose protein sequence is MNTFANKKSAIKGGEFLIRATDAQDIFIPEDFTEEQRMMAQATKDFVDTRINPVAERLDSMKEPELLLELFKEAGELGLLGVSVPENYGGLGMSFNTSLLIADIMGASGAFSTTYGAHTGIGTLPILYYGNEEQKSKYVPKLATGEWGACYCLTEPDAGSDANSGKTKAVLTDDGKHYLITGQKMWISNAGFADIFIVFAKIEDDKNLTAFIVEKDFGGITFGEEEKKMGIKGSSTRQVFFNECKVPVENMLSERENGFKIAVNILNIGRIKLGSGVLGGCREVIKNAAVYAKQRKQFKTPIANFGAIKHKLGEMAIKTFVTEALCYRAGQDVEDKIDALVADGMDSEQAKLKGTEEFAVECAIAKVFGSEALDYVVDEGVQVYGGMGFSADAPMERAYRDARIARIYEGTNEINRMLLVGMMVRKAMKGQLDIMGPAMDVAKELTSIPSFQTIDTSVLFNEEKEILKNLKKAALMVAGKSVQKFEAKLNDEQEVLMNIADMLIEIYAAESAILRAEKLVAQKGEEECKLQINIAKAYLQEAVEKIAQNAREAIPVIASSDEMKVMLMGLKRFVKIDYKNTHAMRREIADAIVDKEEYIF, encoded by the coding sequence ATGAACACATTTGCTAACAAGAAAAGCGCTATCAAAGGTGGCGAGTTTTTGATCAGAGCTACTGATGCACAAGATATTTTTATCCCAGAGGACTTTACAGAGGAACAACGTATGATGGCGCAAGCCACTAAAGATTTTGTTGACACTCGTATTAACCCTGTGGCAGAGCGTCTAGACAGTATGAAAGAGCCAGAGCTTTTGCTTGAACTTTTCAAAGAAGCTGGTGAACTAGGATTACTGGGTGTATCTGTACCAGAAAATTATGGTGGATTAGGAATGAGCTTTAATACTTCACTTCTAATCGCTGATATTATGGGAGCTTCGGGTGCGTTTTCAACAACCTACGGAGCACATACAGGAATTGGTACTTTGCCTATTCTTTACTACGGTAACGAAGAGCAAAAATCAAAATATGTTCCTAAGCTAGCAACGGGTGAGTGGGGTGCTTGTTACTGTTTGACAGAGCCAGACGCAGGATCGGATGCTAACTCAGGAAAAACAAAAGCAGTGCTTACTGATGATGGAAAGCACTACTTGATCACAGGACAAAAGATGTGGATCTCAAATGCAGGTTTTGCAGATATCTTCATCGTGTTCGCGAAAATTGAGGACGACAAGAACTTGACAGCATTCATCGTAGAAAAAGATTTCGGTGGAATCACTTTCGGTGAAGAAGAGAAGAAAATGGGTATCAAAGGTTCTTCTACACGTCAAGTATTCTTTAACGAGTGTAAGGTTCCTGTAGAAAACATGCTTTCTGAAAGAGAGAATGGTTTCAAAATCGCAGTGAATATTCTTAACATCGGTCGTATCAAATTGGGATCGGGTGTATTGGGTGGTTGCCGTGAGGTAATCAAAAATGCAGCTGTTTATGCAAAACAACGTAAGCAGTTCAAAACACCAATCGCAAACTTCGGAGCGATCAAGCACAAATTAGGAGAAATGGCGATCAAGACTTTCGTAACGGAAGCATTATGTTACCGTGCGGGTCAAGACGTTGAAGATAAAATTGATGCTTTAGTTGCAGATGGCATGGACTCAGAGCAAGCAAAACTGAAAGGAACAGAAGAGTTTGCTGTAGAGTGTGCAATTGCTAAAGTATTCGGATCGGAAGCATTGGACTACGTTGTAGACGAAGGAGTTCAAGTTTACGGAGGAATGGGCTTCTCGGCGGACGCGCCAATGGAGAGAGCTTATCGTGATGCTCGTATCGCTCGTATTTACGAAGGTACAAATGAGATCAACCGTATGCTTCTTGTAGGTATGATGGTCAGAAAGGCAATGAAAGGTCAGCTTGACATCATGGGACCTGCAATGGATGTAGCGAAAGAATTGACTTCTATTCCTTCATTCCAAACAATTGATACTTCAGTGCTATTCAATGAGGAAAAAGAAATTCTGAAGAACTTGAAGAAAGCAGCCTTGATGGTAGCGGGTAAATCAGTTCAGAAATTCGAAGCAAAATTGAATGATGAGCAAGAAGTATTGATGAACATTGCTGATATGTTGATTGAAATCTATGCAGCAGAGTCAGCAATCTTGAGAGCTGAGAAATTGGTTGCTCAAAAAGGTGAAGAAGAGTGTAAGCTTCAAATCAATATTGCAAAAGCTTACTTGCAAGAAGCAGTTGAGAAAATTGCTCAAAATGCAAGAGAGGCTATTCCAGTAATCGCAAGCAGCGATGAAATGAAAGTAATGTTGATGGGCTTGAAACGATTTGTGAAGATTGATTACAAAAATACACACGCTATGCGCAGAGAAATCGCTGATGCAATAGTGGATAAAGAAGAATACATTTTCTAG
- a CDS encoding DUF2911 domain-containing protein, translated as MNQIKGLNFLVVLLGILLCACDAQAQKFSDLDKSPMDMVYYREGGRQGEVVARVLYSRPQMKGREVFGKLVKYGKVWRTGANEATEITFFQDVKFGGKEVKAGSYSLYTIPNEDKWTVILNSDLHVWGAYSYKEENDVVRVEAPVTNDGKSLEAFSITFNKDGDATDLVLGWDTLRVAVPITK; from the coding sequence ATGAATCAGATTAAAGGACTAAACTTTCTAGTGGTCTTGCTAGGAATCCTACTTTGTGCTTGCGATGCTCAAGCTCAAAAATTCTCAGACTTGGATAAGTCACCAATGGATATGGTTTACTACCGTGAAGGTGGAAGACAAGGTGAAGTTGTAGCAAGAGTGCTGTACAGTCGTCCACAAATGAAAGGAAGAGAAGTTTTCGGTAAACTTGTGAAATACGGAAAAGTATGGAGAACAGGAGCGAATGAAGCTACTGAAATCACATTTTTCCAAGATGTGAAGTTTGGTGGAAAAGAGGTTAAAGCTGGTTCTTATTCGCTTTATACTATTCCAAATGAAGATAAGTGGACTGTGATTCTGAACTCAGATTTACACGTTTGGGGGGCATATTCTTATAAAGAAGAAAATGATGTAGTTCGTGTAGAAGCACCAGTTACAAATGATGGGAAAAGTTTAGAAGCATTTTCTATTACTTTTAATAAAGATGGTGATGCTACTGATTTGGTTTTGGGCTGGGATACATTACGTGTAGCTGTTCCAATTACAAAATAA
- a CDS encoding DUF6249 domain-containing protein yields the protein MMALFSTVFGLAYLIISTRHKERMAMIERGIDLSAPKKQSSPFLKKLAFLIAGVGAGIFFGGVFAAVTPFEDAACYFSMIMVGGGGSLLAHYHLQEKKNEDSPFDLDL from the coding sequence ATGATGGCTCTATTCTCGACTGTTTTCGGGTTAGCCTACTTAATTATTTCTACACGCCATAAAGAACGTATGGCAATGATCGAAAGAGGTATCGATCTTAGTGCTCCTAAAAAACAAAGTAGCCCATTTCTCAAAAAACTAGCTTTTCTAATTGCTGGTGTGGGCGCTGGAATTTTCTTCGGTGGCGTATTTGCTGCTGTCACTCCATTTGAAGATGCAGCCTGCTATTTTTCTATGATTATGGTCGGTGGCGGCGGTAGTCTTTTAGCTCATTATCACTTACAAGAAAAGAAAAATGAAGACTCGCCTTTCGACCTTGACTTATAG
- a CDS encoding RNA polymerase sigma factor, with translation MKNNTPEKELIIIQQVLNGQKDAFRYLVEEYKSFVFNLAFQLLKNKEEAEEVAQDSFIRAYKYLSSFNGKAKFSTWLYKIVYNTALTQLKRRKKFISSMDDVASSELPKTAAEQAANEIHKEDQKYYLEKAIARLSSEDQALITLFYMQELSLQEVSQVVNLPENTIKVRLHRIRKRLQKHLQILLPAETQEII, from the coding sequence ATGAAAAACAATACACCAGAAAAAGAACTAATCATTATTCAACAGGTGCTCAATGGGCAAAAAGATGCTTTTCGCTATTTGGTTGAAGAGTATAAGAGCTTTGTGTTCAATTTGGCTTTCCAATTATTGAAGAATAAAGAGGAAGCTGAAGAGGTTGCACAAGATAGCTTTATCAGAGCCTATAAGTATTTGAGTTCTTTTAATGGGAAAGCCAAGTTTTCAACGTGGTTATACAAGATTGTTTATAATACTGCACTTACACAGCTCAAAAGAAGGAAAAAGTTTATTAGCTCAATGGATGATGTTGCTAGTTCGGAGTTGCCGAAGACAGCAGCAGAGCAAGCAGCAAATGAAATACATAAAGAAGATCAGAAGTATTACCTTGAAAAAGCAATTGCAAGGCTTTCTTCTGAAGATCAGGCTTTGATTACTTTGTTTTATATGCAAGAATTATCTTTGCAAGAGGTGAGTCAAGTCGTTAATTTGCCAGAGAATACCATAAAAGTGAGGTTACATCGTATCAGAAAGCGTTTACAAAAGCACCTTCAAATATTGTTACCTGCAGAAACTCAAGAAATCATATGA
- a CDS encoding phosphatase PAP2 family protein, which yields MPKHYFSLFLLLILGFPSYSQDKNYQLDIPKHKESLLEQSIVPTLLIGTGVWTVYTNTELNKFKVQRSIQNKYADFNTQLDSYLQFAPLAITLGYKIGNKDYDNWQESLTKTLLAEALMLGSVYTIKNTTRHKRPHPSEEVDSFPSGHTAQAFMAASILHKEIGDESHWLTAMGYTTAAFTGVLRVMNNKHYISDVLVGAGIGLLSTHVSYWVIDKIKQRKKARTFK from the coding sequence ATGCCGAAACATTACTTTTCACTTTTCTTATTGCTCATTTTAGGGTTTCCATCATACAGTCAGGATAAAAATTATCAATTAGATATTCCTAAGCATAAAGAATCTCTCCTAGAACAAAGTATTGTTCCTACATTACTAATTGGAACAGGCGTTTGGACAGTTTATACCAATACAGAATTAAACAAGTTTAAGGTACAGAGAAGTATTCAGAATAAGTATGCTGACTTTAATACTCAACTCGATAGCTACCTCCAATTTGCTCCTCTTGCCATCACATTAGGATATAAAATAGGAAATAAAGATTATGATAATTGGCAGGAGAGTCTTACCAAAACATTACTTGCTGAAGCTCTAATGCTAGGAAGTGTTTACACCATCAAAAATACAACTAGACATAAACGTCCACACCCTTCTGAAGAAGTTGATAGCTTCCCTTCAGGACATACCGCCCAAGCATTTATGGCTGCGAGTATTTTACATAAAGAAATAGGAGATGAAAGCCATTGGCTCACTGCTATGGGCTATACTACAGCTGCTTTTACAGGAGTCTTGAGAGTAATGAATAACAAACATTACATTTCAGATGTATTGGTTGGGGCAGGTATTGGCTTACTTTCAACTCACGTATCTTATTGGGTTATTGATAAAATTAAGCAACGAAAGAAAGCTCGAACCTTCAAATAA